AACCGGTCATGAATTGTTATGATTAAAAGAAGTGAATTATGTATTCATTATTTCATGTTAGTGGTCAAAATTGGATCAAAATTTGCCCTTGTATTAATCAACTTTGAAGCATTTCTTGGATATCTTTAGAATTATTGTAATCTTCCGTCCATTGATCTTTGTCTGTTGTTACCGAATGTCAATCAAAGAGGATGAGCCATCTATGATCGGTTGCCCCATTGCAAATTGAGCCATCGGTGATGGGCAGTCCATCGGAGAACATAGAAGCACAAAAATCCAGatgaacaaaagttacaattgatgGTCCCAATCGATGTTTCTTTATCATCCTAAGGTTTGTGTCCATGTCGTATCTTTATCCTTGCATACTTATCAGTGcacaagaaaatatattatgatttataaaaatatatttaacattttaatattatatctAACATAATAAAATGATACACTATAGACAAATCGACACCTTAGCATCATATCAAGGGAggatattattaattaataaaaaatattaaatgactCAAGAAGTCTGGATTCAATGTATAATTATATGTACAGTAATAATCGGATAACCCACATTGTCACCTTAAATCTCTTACTCAATTCTAACATTTACTTATCCAATCTTCATAAACTATTTATCATTGATCcgagctttctttggatttaatattatattaaacttAATTGGAGGACATATCCACCTATGATATTCTcgaaaaaaaatcatgatcaaACCCGAATTATCTTTCAGATCATGCCACTATAATCTGTCTCAATAATATCATATATTAACCCCAAATATAACAAATATAGATCATAATTAATGTggattaatttaatttttttagataaatattttacaaaatattAAATCAGTCTATCTACCTGCAATAATTTCTACTAGCGATGCTTGCCTTCCACGGCTCTCCAACATTTCCATTTCTTCCTCTCATAAAATACTACCCTGTCCGCGCACAAGGAGACAATCCTGTCAGTATTCAAACGCCCCATAGAGCTCGATTGCCGAGCTCGACCGTTCCCCCCGCCCCCCCCATCCTGATCAGCTGACTTGGCCGAGCGGGAACAACATCTCCCTTCGGTTGGCACTTCGTGTAGTTTGATGGGCTCGACATTAGAACCAATAATAGGAGGGTATTTCCTGTTTGGTATTCTGAAGGGTACACGAGAGTTGCAACCCCCTTTCATCTCCACCCCCAACATCGCGCTCCCCCACTCGACCCGGTCGCGCGGTCTGCCGTGCAGAATCCACTCGCTTTCGACGTGGCCCTGTTACGCCGTGGCGACTGGATAACGATCGTTTATTTCCTCCCGTTTCCTCGGTTTAACCTCACTCTTTCTCGACGCCACCACCACCAAGTGTTCCTCTACCCGGCGGCTCCGCGGACGCTCTTTTGACCTCCTCGTGGATGATCTCTTCCCCTCTCGTTGAGGCTTGCTGCGTGACGCCGCATGAGATCGCTAACTCTCCCAAAGGTATAGCCGCAGTCGAATCTTGAGTGCGATATGTTTTTGGGAATCACTGGATAGGTTGGATGTAACATGAGGGTTACTGCGAACTGAGAGTGCTGTTCGCAATCCCACCCTGTTTCTCGGCAATCAACTGTAAGGTTGGTGTTTGTTTTCATTTAGTTGCATTTATTGTTGATCGACTCTTTTGTTTTCTGTTTGATTTATGTTTATACGTTGATTGCTTGTTTTGTCAATTAGTTATTTGTCGATTTGACTCTGTGACTAATGTTTCGAGTACCGTCAGGGATTTCCACTTTATACTCTTCGATAAGTGATGAATAGAATCGCTTCTCTTCTTTTGGGTAAGGACTTCGTTATCGAGAACATTGGTTAACTGCTGTTTCCGGGATCAATTGTTCTCGGGAATAATGTATGCATTGGTGAAGGATAATTAGGTGTCTCGTATTATAGATTGCAgaaatcttttttatttagtCTCCGTTGATCTTGCTAAGTCTATTTCAATAAACAGATTTGGCACTTTTTAGCTTTATAAGAATAGCCAGACTGCCCTTGTTGCAGCGTTTATACTATAGAACCTTGTTTCTCAATCTATATCCACTCAAAAACCTGACCTGACAAACTTTCTACGAAGAAGTCTCTGGTTTTTGGTAGGCGAGAAGGCATTCAATATCAAACTGCACATATATACCAACAAAAAAACTGTTGTTCTCATTGGATTCCTCCTGTGAATTACTACTGATCACAAAGTTCATGCTTCACATTGATGAATGCTTCAGATGAGCCTTTAGTtttagttctatgtccaaaaacCTTATTTGCATAGTGAGACATGGAACTGTTCTAGATACTCTGGAGTTTTAGAGATGATAATTTGTCAAATTAAACAAGTTTCCCATGAATATTTAGTTAAACGTTACCTTCAAAATCTATTTTTTAGTGGCTTTTATTAATTGCTGACTTCATTTTCGTATTAAATTATTACTCTATACTCAAGTTTTTGTTAGAAGTCTGTTTCTAATTTCTATATACTTGCtttttatatgtaaaatttgTGGATATGGCAATCAGTTTTCTTGGAGGAGAACACATAATGCATCAAACTATAATCTGGTGTCTCTGCTCCGAAAACTGGACGATTAGGCAGCTGTGATGTTGGATGGCTGGATCACCTGGTCATTCTAGGTTGTCTGATAGGAGGAGGCTAGGTCATCTAGGTGGGGGACTTGCAAGACTGATATTGCTAGATGGGGGGGACCTAAGTTGCCTTCAGCGGTATCTCCTTTGATATTCAAGTGAGGCTAGTGATGGATGCCCTTGGAAAGGGGCTATACTTCCAGATGTGAAAGGTCTGTCCTGATTGTAGGGGCAAGCTTCCAACCATCTCTAGCCAGAAGGTGGTGGTCTAGCATCTGAGACCTCACAGTGGCCTTTGGCAAGACTGATGTTTGGGAAGGACAAGTCAAGGGCCATGAGATTAGATTTCGTTAGTCTCATGCGCCCTGACGGTCCTCAGGCTTAGGACCGTTTGGTTGTGGGCCAAGGCTTGGCCATGGTGGGGCAAGCCCTAATGGAATTATGAAGTGGCATGATCCTCTCATGTTGGTGAATTTTCAAAAGTGTGCCGCTTTACCTACAGGTGGATACCCacaactactactactacaaacATGTGATATAACAGTAAGATTTAAGGTTCTTAGCGTTGGCTTGCCTTTCAGTTTTGGCCCCTGAATTTTCAAAACTAGAATGATGCAGTCCTTCGAATCAGAGTTCTTTATAACATTCTTAGAATCAGAGTTCTTTATGACATTCTTAGCTGATGTGATCCTTCAGATCAGAGTTCTTTATTATCTCACCCAATCGATAACCTTGCCAAGTCTTTCCTGTCTTTATTTTCATCATGTagtgtatgttttttttttggtcagatacaaaaaaaatataagcttTGGGGTTTGCTTCATTGAATAATTGGTGCATTTCTGCTTTTAAGATAATGTTGCACCCTATAGAACAGCTTCTTCATTGAATAATTGCTGCATTTCTGCTTTTAAGGTAATGTTGCACCCTAAAGAATAGCTCATCATGTTTCTTCCCCTTGGGTTGTTCTCGTTGGGATTATGAAGTATGCTTTGCATGAGCTTGAACTGTAACATAAGGTAGACCTCTTATTCGCTGTCTAGGTTTTTGGATTAATTTCTATCTTACCTAATTTTGCCTTGTTGAGGAATTAACAGCAACCTAAAGTTCTACCAAATTTCTCATGAAGAGCTCTCTACTTTTGGTGATGCTCTATAGCTTGCCTTATATTTTTCGTGAAAGGTTTTGATGATATCAATAATAACAAATATGCACATATATTCTGGAGCTATGCTTGATGAAAAGTATAATTTCTTCTCCCCAGTTCTCAATGGATTGATGTAGTTATCTATAATTTCATGTTATGGTTTACAGGTGGCAGGCTTTATATTTAGTGTTGTTTGCTTCATCATGGTACAACACGGAGCAAAAGAATTCCTCCTCCATTCTTTACAGTTGGAATAGCTATGGATGATTATTTTGTTCGTATCCTGGAATTGGCTTCATATTTGAGTCACCGTCTAATTCAATTCATTGGTGAGTTTTTGTGGACTATCTTtctgtctttcttttttttgttttaatatatGTCATTTGATTTTTACCATTGATAAGTCGTTTGGAAAGTGGCATACTTTTTCAGTTTTATACTGTGACAAGTCTTATTGAAGTCGATGGCCAATCAAAATGATCTTTTGCTTTATGTTTCTGAAGTGGTCATTGTGTTGGGAGATCACACTAGTTAGACAACTTTCATTGTATACATTTTTCTGGTGTAATCTTTGTTAGTTTTTGTACAAATCATGAGTAAATTTAGGAATCTAAAGCCACCTTTTTGTCTTAGCTTCTTGTTCTGatcatttctttctttccttttttgattCTAAGTTGTAATTTCAACAAGTAATTTGTGAGTCTGCATGAGGTAATTAGGTTTGTTCCGTTTGCATAACCTATGTTATGTGATGTTTTACTGTCTCTGCATCTAAATGTTACATTCTTATAATGCACTCTGAAATTTCATTTTGCTAATTAAAATAAGCAGAACATAGGTTTACATCCATTATGGAGCATACAAATAATTTTCTGTATCTTGTGGTTTTGTTAGCACATGTACTACTTGTACTCAATTAAACCCTTCGAAGTTTTCCTCAACGAATATGTTCTGATCCAATTCTTTGCAGATATCTTGTTCAGCGATATTGAAAGATTCTCACAAGATTCTGAAGCTTCAGTCTCTGGATGTCATGAGAAGTGCTTAAATAACAGTAATTGGTCCTCTCAAGGAGATCTCTCAGTTTCATACAAAACTTCAGCAAATATATACCATCTAGAATCTGAAAGGCGGCTTATTAACCGCCAAAGGAATTATGGAATTATTGGGTCTAGGCAAAACTCATAtttcatacatcaagtgtatgtaTGCTTCATTATGATATCTGCTAATGTTGGTCATGAGGAATAGTCTGTTACTCTGTGATACGTATAGTGCTCTACTGCTCTTTTTAGATGCTAATCCAAGATTGGCTCCAATTTGCAAATaggaatatacatatatattgatgTACTATTATCTCATTGATGACTCTGTTAAAAGTAAGCATTGGACCCCATAGTATTAACATCAGTATACGTCGAATTATGCTTTCTTCTCTTCTGATTCATCTGTGTATTATACTTGTTTCTATTGTATCATGTTGTCGTGGGTCAAGGGTTAGGAACAGGTCTGTTTCCAACATCTTGTAATGGAATTTTGCTTGAGAAAATATTAGGTGTTAAACATGGCAACTGCCAAATGGCTTGTCATTATAACATAGTTACCCAGCTAGGCAGCAAGTTGAATCTGTTGCTTCAAATTGTATTATCCTTAAATTATAACAGCTAAGATTAAAATTTATGAGTTATTCTAATTGATCCAGAAATAATCAAGTTGATACACTCTCTGGACAAATATCTCATCAGTGTCATAGAAGAAAATGATCATCTCATGATTCTTTCATGCTTTGTTTATTGTGTTCTTTACTGCATGATATTGAATTTGGATGCAGGATATTGTTCTCACTATGTGGTCTAAGAGTAGGAGGTCGAGTTATGTCCACTTGTTCAAGATGCTTTTATATGTATCTCAGACAAATTTGCATAGAAGCTCGGGGGTAATAGAATTGCTTTATTTAtatttgcattttttttatttgagtcATTTTATTATCagcattaaatttaaatttattcttgCTTTGAACTGATCAAGGCAGCTGGCAGCCAACCATGGTCTGGTTACCAGCAATTATGGTGACAAATATGGCTGTCAAGTGCATTGAGCTCACTCTTCTTTTTTCTTGCCTTTCGTGTTATAGGTTCATATCCCGTGTGAAAAGAATGTTGCAGGGGTCTTCTGATGATATTGGGTGGTTGCAGAGGTCTGAACAATTTCCTCCCATGGAGGATGGTACAACCCATTTCATGGAGCTGCTTCATGATGTCAGGCACGTTGTTTCTGCCACAAGACAGTCAAAATTTGTTCAATCTTGTATCTCTCATGCCTGTGATTTGTTCTGGTTCATGGACTTATATTGTTGATTAAATTGTGGACTTTATAGTTCAATGATATAGATGTTTTGTCAATCTGTATACTAATTTTCATGTCTAAATTGTCAATATGTGGGATTTTTTGGTCTTTGCTAGAAAATATTTGCTTTTAATTCAGTGTTCCAACAATATGCTTCAACACTATCGCCACCTGTCCTTGACACAAAGATCCTTGCTTTTTTGTATCTCGTCCTCTTTCTGCATATCTAAGTTCTTCACATTACAAATTTCAAGAGCTTCTGTCACAATGATGAAGCTTTTGAATAAATAGGTACCAATGTATTGGCTGGCAGTAGCTTTGCTTTCACCCTCTTGTTGGCGTCAATGTGGTAAAATGGTACATGTTTTTTGAAGGAAAGTAAATCTATTATTGCTGCAGTTACTCAACAAATTACCAGGGAATTTTCATGTCCATTTGTGTAGCAGCTAAGACAGTCTTCAAATAGCTGTTTAACTGATATAAAATGAATTATCATCATGGGTTTGTAGCCCTATTACCTTAGACTTCCTCATCAACAATTACTATCCTGTtggtttatgttatttttaagtgGTGAGATAATCAGAAAAAAGTGGAATTTAGATATCAGAGTGCAGAGTTATCAAACTACATGAAGTGCATGAAGCATATTGGTCAGATGGTGATCACAACCATCCATTCTCATTTGTATTTTGGTAGATTGGATGGGCATAGCTTTGTCCATTAGTGAGTATTTTCTTAGTCTGAAACTTGGGAATTGTATGGTGGTGGTTTGTTTGGTGTTTTCACATGTAGGTATGGGTATAATTGTTACAATAAGGATACAACTTTTAGAGTAGCCATAGTACAAGAGGCATTGTTAGACATTGTTTGTCATAATAAATAATGATGTTAGTCTCCATCTTCTCATTTTCAGAAATGGCATTCATCGTCTTCCCAACACTCTGGTTTATTTGTTGATTCCTGGTGAGGTATCTCTTCGCTGATATGGTCTTGACACAAATACGTTTGATTCCATAGGTTAATATGTTATCTGAAAATGTTAAATTGCAGGTCTTTTTAGCAACCACGGTCCGTTGTATTTCGTGAACACCAAACAATGTTTTTCCAAGATGGGTCTTACTTGTCATATTGCCAAGATTCATAGTGAGGTAACGTTGAGCATCGGAAAGCCAGCTTAGGTTGTTTATGCAAACTAAATAGTCTCCAACATCTCTTGTATAGACAGCAAAGTTCACTAATTTATATGAAGCATGAACACTAATTTCATcttgctttatctcaatctcaaaGAAAGCTTTTGCAGAATGTCTCAAGTCTCATCAAATGATATATGGTTTAGAACCTTCATCACTCTTATACAAGTCATACTTACTAGTTTTATCTATTTCCACTACTAGAGCAATATAAATGATTAGAATATGTCCAATTCCGCATCATAGTCTTTCTAGAATCATTGCAAGCTTAGTTTTTGGTAGATTTTATGCTTGTAAACCTCAGATGATGGCATATAAGTACACTGACAGTGCAACACAGTGTGCTTATCTCAAAATCATTCATCATCTTCTGCACCTAAATATCAATGTATGATACAAATGTTTACTAAAATAGTCTAATTCAATTTTGATGCTTGTCCCATATATTTCTAGTTTCATCCCTGGCTCTCTTTGTTTTACCAAGGATATTTCCCTACACAGAGCTTAATGGTAGTAGACGATGCAGTGAACACAACTAAATGGGACCCTACATCTCGATGTGTTTGTCATTTAAGTCAAGGAAAATTGCATGAAAATTACTCCTGCATTATGTCTTAATTCTATCTTAATCGTCCAATTCCCTTTCGATGATtgctttttaaattttagagttgCCCATTGCAACACTCGATGTTGTGATTTAGAAATTTCTCTTTCTGTGAATTTGACTCCTTGGCTGAACTTTTAGATCCTCAGAATCAATAAATGAAGTATTCTGAGAAAGATACGCACATGGAATTGATTTTTTTCATGCTCAGAGTATGCTGTAAAACAGGAGTATAAGTTTTTTGTTTCAGCATGGAATTCTGGAGGAATTATCATTGTCAGAGACTAATCAACTGATCCAGCTTTTCATATTGATGAGCTTTTAAGAATAGTTAAGCAGATAACTGGTTTCTTACCATGATTCCTGTAGGCCTCGGTGGAGAGAAATTCGTGGGAACTCAAACAATACATTGAGGAGCTGTACTGGGGATCCAGAAAGCGTGTGATGCTTCTCGGACATAGCAAAGGTGGTGTCGATGCAGCTGCAGCGCTTTCAATGTACTGGTCAGACCTGAAGGACAAGGTTGCTGGCCTAGCACTGGTTCAGAGCCCATATGGTGGTAGCCCCATTGTTTCCGATATCCTCCGAGAAGGCCAAGTTGCCTACAAGGAGGCCCGAAGGATTATGGAATTCATAATCTGCAAAATAATAAAGGTAAATTTTTTCCCCTCTGGACAACATGAATTATGCTTTCAAGTTGGCAATGGGTCATGGATCACaacggcagtcttttattttcataGGGTGATATGAGGTCTCTAGAGGATCTCACatatgaaaagagaagggaatTCATCTCAAAGCACAGGCTTCCTGTAGAACAAGTCCCATTGGTTTCATTCCACACAGAAGCTCGAGTGGCTCCTGGTGTCATTGCTACGATGTCTCATATTGCGCATGCTGAGCTGCCATGGCTCCCCCTACCTCGTTTCTTGTACGTGGGCGATGAGTTTGCTTCAGGGATAATATCTGGTCGGAAGGTTCCTGTTGTCATCCCGGTAGCTGCTGCAATGGCGGTCTGTGCACTGCACCTGAAGTTGCGATATGGAGAGGCAAGTGATGGATTAGTAACAAGGCGCGACGCAGAGGTTCCTGGATCAGTAGTGGTGAGATTAGAACGGAAGCTGGACCACGCGTGGATGGTGTACCCCTCTCAGAAGAAGGACCAGCTCGAGGCTGATGCTAGTGATATGTGTGAAGCTCTGCTAACCATGCTCGTGGAAATCGGGAGAAAGAAGCAAGGAGAAGATCCGGTGGCTAACTGCATCTAAACAATTCACCTCTTCATTTTTTTGATTGGCTTCAAACATGGGCTAAATCATTTGCTTGATATCATCGTATCTTGTGAAGGATCTAAATAGTCTAATTTTGATCCTATAAAAATGAAGTAAGCGATGAATGAATCATCATGAAGTCAAACTCAGGGAGAATGTAACCTGTTTTATTTGGTGGCATGTCTAGCAAAATAGCTTTTTTACTAATCTGCTTTTATTATGAGATGATATATATTATGTACTCTGCAACATGATTCTGTATCAAAATAATGAAACATAGGTCTTGTAAGACAGCATTATAAAATATTGTAAAGGATAAATGATCGAATGTAGGATTCGAGCATAGCATTTACCATAAACTGTCAAGTTACTTCACATCATCACAAATTAACAGATATTTTTCATTTCTTCTGTTCTCTTAATGACGTGGTTTATAAATACCATTAGGATAGGCTTTGTGGGGTTCATTGCCCAGGCCCGGCCCGGCCCAAAGTCGCAGGAAGTGTCCATTGGACCCAGTTCAACCACGGCCTAACTCCGATCGCGCTCGCTACAAGACACCATTGCCTAGGGTTTCCACTTCAAGTGGCGGCGAAGGGGAAGGGTGAGCAACTCGGATCGATCGGGAAAACAGGACAAGATGGTGAAGTTTCTGAAGCCGAACAAGGCGGTGATCATCCTTCAAGGGCGATTCGCTGGGAGGAAGGCAGTGATCGTGCGGGCCTTCGACGACGGTACTCGGGAGCGGCCCTACGGGCACTGCCTGGTGGCCGGCGTCGCCAAGTACCCGAAGAAGGTCATCCGCAAGGACTCGGCGAAGAAGACGGCCAAGAAGTCGCGGGTGAAGGCGTTCCTGAAGCTGGTCAATTATAGCCATATCATGCCCACCCGCTACACCCTCGACGTCGATCTCAAGGACGTCGTCACCGCCGATTCCCTTCAGTCCCGCGACAAGAAGGTCACCGCCTGCAAGGAGACCAAGGCCCGCCTCGAGGAACGCTTCAAGACCGGCAAGAACCGGTGGTTCTTCACCAAGCTTAGGTTCTAATCTCTTCTAGCCCGCTTTTCTTAGATCTATCTACCAGTAATATTTCTACTACTTCCATCATCGTCTGTCGAGATCTATAGCGTTCTATGAGGATTTTAGCCTCATTTTGGTTCATCGGAGGATGAAACTGATTTGATCATGGATCGAATGACATTTTATATCTGTTGCTTAAACGGATGAGTCGAATGCTTTGCGCCAATCGTGTTTCATGTGCTTTCATCTTCGCATGCGATGAGTCGCAAGTAACCTGCATACATTTCGGTAATTCTCAAAATTGATGCTTGTGTTAGGCTAATTTCGATGAATTAGAACATTAGTGTGCTTGACTTCTTTCACGAACCGAATTAGTATGATGTAAGTTTCAGAGAATTCATTATGAGCTTAAGATGTTTCATGATCGACTCTAAAAATCACGGAGTTAATTCATACGAGTAATTTCGTGGTTCTGTTCGACATATTGAGTGATCGTTACATGTGTGTCGAGCTGGTGATACTATGACGTCTGAGTGGTCATCTATTATTTTCTACGAATCATGTTATCTCTCGTATACAATATATAAAAGCTTAGGAAATCGAATCAGAGAGCCAATAATCAAATGTCTTTACGTTTCATTTGGTTTATTTGTGTATCGATTGGCATCAAGCGAAAACAACGTCGGACGGGGCATCTCATCCGTCGATGTGGATTTCTTTTGCTTGGCTTCAAGGCTCCTTGATATTTCTAATATCAATGTATTAGTGTCTAATTTGATCGTCCATCTACGCCATCATAGAGTTGAGCGAATCTGATCATTTTTCAAAAGATATTTTTTGAGTGGGTTGGATGTTATGAATTGCTTATGTTACGagagctaattataaattatccttaTAGTTAATTATTTTTAGCATCTcagttttatatttttaaaaatcatattattgagATTCTTGTATctgaaacatttaatctcgtttTTTTTACGTCGTCTTATCTCACTTCGATTTATTATTAAAGTCATCAGGAAaattatcataaaagaaataagattaaatattttatttttttaaatataagaattttaatataatttaaaaaataaagattGAGATGTTAAAGATTACTAATTACAGAAACTAATATCTAATTAGTTCATATTACAATCACAGATTAGTTCATATTTACGAATCATGAATTATACTTTCAACTCATAGAGTGGTAAAGCgaactttgtaaaaaaaaaaattaattaatttttatttgcaCCTCATGATGATGTGATGGATACAACTGATTTGGAATAGCTTGAATATCAAATAGTATATaattatcaaatcaatattttatatttaaatatgttaaataAATGTATCTTTAATATTTAGTAAGTAGGTTTGGTACgtcaatattttagatattaatcataaaaataaatatgatagTATTTACTTAACTATGTTGGATATTTTATGTCGATCACACAACGAACATGTGGTTCCTATATCAATCGAACCATATCAAAATCAATAAGCTCATATGCTAA
Above is a genomic segment from Musa acuminata AAA Group cultivar baxijiao chromosome BXJ3-4, Cavendish_Baxijiao_AAA, whole genome shotgun sequence containing:
- the LOC103980914 gene encoding uncharacterized protein LOC103980914 isoform X1, with translation MDDYFVRILELASYLSHRLIQFIDILFSDIERFSQDSEASVSGCHEKCLNNSNWSSQGDLSVSYKTSANIYHLESERRLINRQRNYGIIGSRQNSYFIHQVILFSLCGLRVGGRVMSTCSRCFYMYLRQICIEARGFISRVKRMLQGSSDDIGWLQRSEQFPPMEDGTTHFMELLHDVRNGIHRLPNTLVYLLIPGLFSNHGPLYFVNTKQCFSKMGLTCHIAKIHSEASVERNSWELKQYIEELYWGSRKRVMLLGHSKGGVDAAAALSMYWSDLKDKVAGLALVQSPYGGSPIVSDILREGQVAYKEARRIMEFIICKIIKGDMRSLEDLTYEKRREFISKHRLPVEQVPLVSFHTEARVAPGVIATMSHIAHAELPWLPLPRFLYVGDEFASGIISGRKVPVVIPVAAAMAVCALHLKLRYGEASDGLVTRRDAEVPGSVVVRLERKLDHAWMVYPSQKKDQLEADASDMCEALLTMLVEIGRKKQGEDPVANCI
- the LOC103980914 gene encoding uncharacterized protein LOC103980914 isoform X2, producing the protein MSTCSRCFYMYLRQICIEARGFISRVKRMLQGSSDDIGWLQRSEQFPPMEDGTTHFMELLHDVRNGIHRLPNTLVYLLIPGLFSNHGPLYFVNTKQCFSKMGLTCHIAKIHSEASVERNSWELKQYIEELYWGSRKRVMLLGHSKGGVDAAAALSMYWSDLKDKVAGLALVQSPYGGSPIVSDILREGQVAYKEARRIMEFIICKIIKGDMRSLEDLTYEKRREFISKHRLPVEQVPLVSFHTEARVAPGVIATMSHIAHAELPWLPLPRFLYVGDEFASGIISGRKVPVVIPVAAAMAVCALHLKLRYGEASDGLVTRRDAEVPGSVVVRLERKLDHAWMVYPSQKKDQLEADASDMCEALLTMLVEIGRKKQGEDPVANCI
- the LOC103980915 gene encoding large ribosomal subunit protein eL27-like is translated as MVKFLKPNKAVIILQGRFAGRKAVIVRAFDDGTRERPYGHCLVAGVAKYPKKVIRKDSAKKTAKKSRVKAFLKLVNYSHIMPTRYTLDVDLKDVVTADSLQSRDKKVTACKETKARLEERFKTGKNRWFFTKLRF